In Thauera sedimentorum, a single genomic region encodes these proteins:
- a CDS encoding BCCT family transporter produces the protein MRPDGEVNPIDTDYQIGQDNIVVNVGPFGLDIHNRVFAISGLAVVAFVALTLMFQNQVEPLFSGLRGWLTGNLDWFFIGAGNIFVLVCLGLAISPLGRVRLGGTEAKPDYSYLGWFSMLFAAGMGIGLMFFGVSEPLSHFGSAFGGTAMENGVRTDWAPLGAAAGDAEGATRLAMAATIYHWALHPWAIYAVLALGLALFSFNKGLPLTIRSVFYPLLGERVWGWPGHVVDILAVFATLFGLATSLGLGASQASSGLNHLFGVPLGDTTQIVLVIVITAIALVSVVAGLDAGVKRLSEINMVLALLLLAFVIAVGPTLAILTGFFDNLGAYLQYLPALANPVGREDANFAQGWTAFYWAWWISWSPFVGMFIARVSRGRTVREFIISVLIVPSLACVLWMTVFGETAISQFVKDGYKAAVEADLPLQLFAMLEVLPLSQITSFVAIVLVVVFFVTSSDSGSLVIDVISAGGKVDAPLPQRVFWCTFEGLVAIALILGGGLVALQAMAVSTGFPFTIVLLMSAVAVVKGLASEPRAV, from the coding sequence ATGCGACCCGATGGCGAGGTCAATCCCATCGATACCGACTATCAGATCGGTCAGGACAACATCGTTGTCAACGTCGGCCCCTTCGGGCTCGACATCCACAACCGGGTATTCGCCATTTCCGGCCTGGCGGTGGTCGCCTTCGTGGCGCTCACCCTGATGTTCCAGAACCAGGTCGAGCCGCTGTTCAGCGGCCTGCGCGGATGGCTGACCGGCAATCTGGACTGGTTCTTCATCGGCGCCGGCAACATCTTCGTGCTGGTCTGCCTGGGTCTGGCGATCTCGCCGCTCGGGCGGGTGCGCCTGGGCGGCACCGAGGCCAAGCCGGACTATTCCTACCTCGGCTGGTTCTCCATGCTGTTCGCCGCCGGCATGGGCATCGGGCTGATGTTCTTCGGCGTGTCCGAGCCGCTGTCGCACTTCGGCAGCGCCTTCGGCGGCACCGCCATGGAGAACGGCGTGCGTACCGACTGGGCGCCGCTGGGCGCCGCCGCGGGCGATGCGGAAGGCGCCACCCGCCTGGCCATGGCGGCCACCATCTACCACTGGGCGCTGCATCCCTGGGCGATCTACGCGGTGCTGGCCCTCGGCCTGGCGCTGTTCTCCTTCAACAAGGGCCTGCCGCTGACCATCCGCTCGGTGTTCTATCCGCTGCTCGGCGAGCGCGTGTGGGGCTGGCCGGGGCACGTCGTGGACATCCTCGCGGTGTTCGCCACCCTGTTCGGCCTGGCCACCTCGCTCGGGCTGGGCGCCTCGCAGGCCAGCTCCGGCCTCAACCACCTGTTCGGCGTGCCGCTGGGCGACACCACGCAGATCGTGCTGGTCATCGTCATCACCGCGATCGCGCTGGTGTCGGTGGTGGCCGGCCTGGACGCCGGGGTCAAGCGCCTGTCCGAGATCAACATGGTGCTGGCCCTGCTGCTGCTGGCGTTCGTCATCGCCGTGGGCCCGACCCTGGCGATCCTGACCGGTTTCTTCGATAACCTGGGCGCCTACCTGCAGTACCTGCCGGCGCTGGCCAACCCGGTCGGGCGCGAGGACGCCAACTTTGCCCAGGGCTGGACCGCCTTCTACTGGGCCTGGTGGATCTCGTGGTCACCCTTCGTCGGCATGTTCATCGCCCGGGTGTCGCGCGGGCGCACGGTGCGCGAGTTCATCATCTCGGTGCTGATCGTGCCTTCGCTGGCCTGCGTGCTGTGGATGACGGTGTTCGGCGAGACGGCGATCAGCCAGTTCGTGAAGGACGGCTACAAGGCTGCGGTGGAGGCCGATCTGCCGCTGCAGCTCTTTGCCATGCTCGAGGTCCTGCCGCTGTCGCAGATCACTTCCTTCGTGGCCATCGTGCTGGTGGTGGTGTTCTTCGTCACCTCCTCGGACTCCGGTTCGCTGGTGATCGACGTCATCTCCGCCGGCGGCAAGGTCGATGCGCCCTTGCCGCAGCGCGTGTTCTGGTGCACCTTCGAAGGCCTGGTGGCGATCGCGCTCATCCTCGGCGGTGGCCTGGTGGCACTGCAGGCGATGGCGGTGTCCACCGGCTTCCCCTTCACCATCGTGCTGCTGATGTCGGCGGTGGCGGTGGTCAAGGGCCTGGCCTCGGAGCCGCGCGCCGTCTGA
- a CDS encoding DUF47 domain-containing protein: protein MSDKPPSIVHRILARVFPKAPDFHQLLTEQADQVVHTVTLLVRFMETADPATAKQIKKDEHAADTLKVRNIHTLNEAFSTPFDREDIYRAIMDLDEVVNYCKSTVNEMDVLGVGPDVYTHDMARCLHEGVVALAAGFARLKATPPAAAGDADLARKAERRVEKLYRRALADLFQGEDYLNMFKRREIYRHLSNAADRMAHCANTLHDIVVKSA, encoded by the coding sequence ATGAGCGACAAACCGCCATCCATCGTCCATCGCATTCTCGCGCGGGTCTTTCCCAAGGCGCCCGACTTCCACCAGCTGCTCACCGAGCAGGCCGACCAGGTGGTGCACACCGTGACCCTGCTGGTGCGCTTCATGGAGACTGCCGATCCGGCGACCGCCAAGCAGATCAAGAAGGACGAGCACGCCGCCGACACCCTCAAGGTGCGCAACATCCACACGCTCAACGAGGCCTTCTCCACGCCCTTCGACCGCGAGGACATCTACCGCGCGATCATGGACCTGGACGAGGTGGTGAACTACTGCAAGAGCACGGTGAACGAGATGGACGTGCTCGGCGTCGGCCCCGACGTCTATACCCACGACATGGCACGCTGCCTGCACGAGGGGGTGGTGGCGCTGGCGGCCGGTTTCGCGCGGCTCAAGGCCACGCCGCCGGCCGCGGCGGGCGACGCCGACCTGGCGCGCAAGGCCGAGCGGCGGGTGGAGAAGCTCTACCGCCGCGCCCTGGCCGATCTGTTCCAGGGCGAGGACTACCTCAACATGTTCAAGCGCCGCGAGATCTACCGCCACCTGTCGAACGCCGCCGACCGCATGGCGCATTGCGCCAACACCCTGCACGACATCGTGGTGAAGAGCGCCTGA
- a CDS encoding inorganic phosphate transporter: MDALLTLTVLAVFTVLLFDYTNGFHDAANVVATVIASRAMSPAQAVALVAVFEFLGPLLGGTAVANTIGGFVDLSALPVQVSLGVLLAGLLGAIGWNLLTWWWGIPSSSSHALVGGLAGAVIAAAGPAHVVWGFGSWLEGGPLTGVAKVVLALLLSPLLGFAVGYLIHRLLGLLFRAARPALNRRLRGAQFVTTAGLAFSHGANDAQKSMGILTLVLVLGGFIPAFEVPLWVMLACATAMTLGILSGGWRIVRTLGFAVYKVRPLHALDSQLTSAAVILSASFAGAPVSTSHVVASSIMGIGASEHPRRVRWSKAGEIVATWAITIPASAAAGAGLLLLLRPLFD, from the coding sequence TTGGATGCTCTGCTGACCCTCACCGTGCTCGCGGTGTTCACCGTGTTGCTCTTCGACTACACCAACGGCTTTCACGATGCCGCCAACGTGGTGGCCACGGTGATCGCCTCGCGGGCGATGTCGCCGGCGCAGGCCGTGGCCCTGGTGGCGGTGTTCGAGTTCCTCGGCCCCCTGCTCGGCGGTACCGCGGTGGCCAATACCATAGGCGGCTTCGTCGACCTGTCCGCGCTGCCGGTGCAGGTGTCGCTGGGCGTGCTGCTCGCCGGCCTGTTGGGCGCGATCGGCTGGAACCTGCTGACCTGGTGGTGGGGCATCCCCTCGTCGTCCTCGCACGCCCTGGTGGGCGGGCTGGCCGGCGCGGTGATCGCCGCCGCCGGCCCGGCGCACGTGGTGTGGGGCTTCGGCTCCTGGCTGGAAGGCGGGCCGCTCACCGGGGTGGCCAAGGTGGTGCTGGCGCTGCTGCTCTCGCCGCTGCTGGGTTTTGCGGTCGGCTACCTCATCCACCGCCTGCTCGGCCTGCTGTTCCGCGCCGCGCGCCCGGCGCTGAACCGCCGCCTGCGCGGCGCGCAGTTCGTCACCACCGCCGGGCTGGCCTTCTCGCACGGCGCCAACGACGCGCAGAAGAGCATGGGCATCCTCACCCTGGTGCTGGTGCTCGGCGGCTTCATCCCCGCCTTCGAAGTGCCGCTGTGGGTGATGCTGGCCTGCGCCACGGCGATGACCCTGGGCATCCTCTCCGGTGGCTGGCGCATCGTGCGCACGCTGGGATTCGCGGTGTACAAGGTGCGTCCGCTGCACGCACTGGATTCCCAGCTCACCTCGGCGGCGGTCATCCTGTCCGCCTCGTTCGCCGGCGCGCCGGTGTCCACCAGCCACGTGGTGGCCAGCTCCATCATGGGCATCGGCGCCTCGGAGCATCCGCGCCGGGTGCGCTGGTCCAAGGCGGGCGAGATCGTCGCCACCTGGGCGATCACCATCCCGGCGTCGGCCGCAGCCGGCGCCGGCCTGTTGCTGCTGCTGCGTCCCCTGTTCGACTGA
- a CDS encoding PTS sugar transporter subunit IIA, translating to MIGIFLVTHGSLGEALIQCACHVLNKRPPHIVQLGVSAQDDPLDLLPTARQMLGWADAGHGVLLLTDIYGATPSNIATKLLEPGRVEGIAGVNLPMLLRVLTYREKDMPTLVQRAISGGCDGVLHMK from the coding sequence ATGATCGGCATCTTCCTCGTCACCCACGGCAGCCTGGGCGAAGCGCTCATCCAGTGCGCCTGCCACGTGCTGAACAAGCGCCCGCCGCACATCGTGCAACTGGGCGTCTCGGCCCAGGACGATCCGCTGGACCTGCTGCCGACCGCGCGCCAGATGCTGGGCTGGGCGGATGCCGGCCACGGTGTGCTGCTGCTCACCGACATCTACGGCGCCACGCCGTCGAACATTGCCACCAAGCTGCTCGAACCGGGCCGGGTGGAAGGCATCGCCGGGGTCAACCTGCCGATGCTGCTGCGCGTGCTGACCTACCGCGAGAAAGACATGCCCACCCTCGTCCAGCGCGCCATCTCCGGCGGCTGCGACGGCGTCCTGCACATGAAGTGA
- a CDS encoding HPr family phosphocarrier protein, giving the protein MPRAEAPIINKLGLHARASAKLTQTASSFGADVWLERNGRRVNAKSIMGVMMLAAARGSTVTVETEGQDADAALSAILELIADRFGEEE; this is encoded by the coding sequence ATGCCCAGAGCGGAAGCCCCGATCATCAACAAGCTCGGCCTGCACGCACGTGCCTCGGCCAAACTCACCCAGACCGCGAGCAGCTTCGGCGCCGACGTCTGGCTGGAACGCAACGGCCGGCGGGTGAACGCCAAGAGCATCATGGGGGTGATGATGCTGGCTGCCGCGCGCGGCAGCACGGTCACCGTGGAGACCGAGGGCCAGGACGCGGATGCGGCGCTCTCCGCCATCCTCGAACTGATCGCCGACCGCTTCGGCGAGGAGGAGTAG